A stretch of DNA from Takifugu flavidus isolate HTHZ2018 chromosome 13, ASM371156v2, whole genome shotgun sequence:
catcctcatcctcttctgAGTTATGTTCTCTCAGAGGACTTTGCCGATGTGTCGTCCATTCTGCCCTGTGGTCCTTGGGGCCCTGAGAGTGGGGGGGGCCTGTACAAAATATCATTTTGAGAGTGACGTGATGTTATTtgagttaaaaagaaaattgcATTGATCTGAGCATCAAGGCATCCATGGAGCTCAGGGGATCGAGTTACAATGATCAGCGTTGCAGCTCTGGTTTGCTTCAGTcttgttgtgctgctgtcagtAAAAACCTCGGTGAATGTCTAAATGAAGTTAGGAGGCCAGTTATAAATAGTTATTCTACAAATAGATGTTCAGCAATGTAATCCACTGTCCCATCTGTATCCATGTCTTTCAATAAGCTTTGGTATTAGAGAGACAGATACAAGCACAGAGAAGATCAGAACCTCCTCCCAAAGCCACTTTGGAGAATTCAGAGgcttcatctttttaaaaagtgaagacATAACACAGGATGGattaaattcattcattcattcattcatgcatCTTAACTAAGGTAAGTTACTGGCACGAGTCTGTCAGGCAGGTCTCTCATTCATGGATCCAACCTGAAGGAAGGTAACTGGACTTTTGTGGTGGTTTGTAAAGTGTGGAGAAAGGAAGGTTATTATTCCTGCTTGGTGGACAAACAGCCTCCTAAACACAGAAACAGTGACTGTGGTTTGTAATTTAGCGTCACTTTTCTGAACAGAACCTTTGGAGTTGGAGAAACTCCAAAAAAGAGAACTGTTGCTGCACAATTGTGGAGAATCTCACCTCCGGTTGCATTGTGTGGTGTTCTGCCGACTGTGTGTCTGCGGTGGAGGGAAGGTCGGAAAGGTCAAGCTTGAGAGGACAAGTACTGGTGGAGGCCGATTGGTGATGAACAGATCAGAGGGAACCAGACCTCCGTCTGCCTCTGTTGGATGGATGCTGTGGTCTTTGACGCTCACTCGCTAAAACCAACCACCAACTTTCAGCTTAACCTCTTCCTTTCAAAATCAACACGATATTGTTGGTGGTCGAGCAAGCAGCTCAGGGTGAAAACAACGGCCTTAAAATCCATGAAGTGATGGTGTCTTCATGAGCATCTATTTGTCCTGAGAGCTGGAGTTTCTCCTCATGGGGCCTAAACATCAGAGCTGTAGTTAAACTGCTTCAGCCCATCATGCTGGCACATTTCTGGGGACGAGTCCCTGCTGCTACGCTAGTTCAGCCGAGCTTCACACAGTGTGTGGGAACAGTTACCTTCTCCATTATCAGTTTAATGTATAGATTTGATTACTTGAGTGAGTTATTGCAGTATGTTGTTGACGTAAAGCGCGGAGGTGTCCTTCATCTGCAGGACATTTTAAGGTCATTCTGGCTGTTGTGCTGTAAAATGCAGAAGCCTCAATAGATGTCGGTGTGTTCTAATCCATGCTTGTTCCTGCTGTTCTGAAGCTGAGCTCTCTAGAACCCTTCACCTGCCCACCACATTAGCATTTAGAGAGGCTTGGGTCATCCtggaacacacaccagcacacacaatCCAAATCCATTTAGAGAGCTTAGTCACATTCAAATCAAGAAATATGAAAGGGACTTTTGTATTGGAGATGTATCTGTGAAGCCTGGTGCCACTGAGCTGTGTGATGAGAAGAGGCAGCTCTTTGTGGAcgttcttcacctcctccactctctgCTTCCTAAACTGCACTTTCATCTTTTCAATATAGCATCAGAAACCACCATCTTTACCTGATTATTTATATCACATGTAGCATAGATGCTGAAGCCCACCGGCCACTTTACAGCCTGTGTAGGAAGTGATAACTGACAGGAAGGAggtccagcagaggaggaaacacgCAGATGGACAGAGTCGACGCCAGCTAACACGAACTGTAGTAGCTGGGGATCAAACCCAGCACCTTCCTGCGAGGCCATAGGGCTAACCAGCACAACAACCACACCCAACACAAGATGGCGTGCTACGTTCCAAATGAGCGTGACAGTCATTGGAACATGGCAAGCTTTGGTTTTggtctgtttctgctccactCACAGCAGCTGCTTTCTTTTGTCACTCAAATTCTGATGTTTTTGCCTCTATCAAAGAACCAAGTGAGGAATCATTTAGTCTGATTCAGATTAAAGGAGCCCTACGGGCGCCTTGTAAAGGTTGTGAGGCTGCCATTATTCCCTCTTCTCCTAAATAACACATAATTGCCCTGACATCATATAATGTGCGTAGATGGCTGTCATATGGTTCAATTTGAAGATGTCCTCAATAACAGATCATTAAAGGTAATTTGCACATAAAATTAATCAAAAGAGGGCTCAGAGTGGTTTATAATATGTCCCGGCTTCAATGGAAAAGGGTGATGAGCTCAAATATTATCCTCTTCCTATATGAAGTAAAAGTAGTTGTAGCATTGCTTAAAAGAGTTTTATAGAGTTTTTATAgagttattttattcattttaaatgaaagcagaatgTAGAGGCATCAATTACCATCGAAGCCAAAGCTGACGTCAGAAGGCCGTCGTCATTCatagatccatcagatcagatcaataaaaacaggatttttgtGTGGGTGATACTTTTTTAAGTCATATTAAGTCAATAATACCAAAATCCAAATAGTTCACACTTAAATTATTTGACTTTTTCCAAATGACATGTTATGTGCCATCTTTGACAGAAAtaacgggttagggttagggttagagggttagggttagggttagggttagagggttagggttagggttagggttagagggttagggtcagggttagggttagagggttagggttagagggttaggggttagggttagagggttagggttagagggtcagggtcagggttagagggttaggtttagggttagggttagggttagggttagagggttagggttagggttagagggttagggcaggggtgggcaaacattttgattcgtgggccacaatgggttctaacatttgacaaaggggccggaccaggagcagatggatggatggagtgctttggtaagcTCACctaattggagaaaaaatacacatcttgggatatggagaaaacatgtgctttaatttcaaatgaaaatgaagagaagcattacaacaaaatatctgactttggaatgagtcttaaaacacttaaaatcaaatgaataaaatgtgcctttttaaaaaaaattaataaccatttctattttaaagcactgaaagttctgttatccttcaggatatcaccatcactctcctcctgactgttttttttctagtgggaaaacaccagaattgcagtgaaaatttaacattaacaaggtttattcatttaatttttcaagtttggcgggccggattaaaacgtttaacgggccgcgtgtggcccccgggccttagtttgcccatgcctgggttagggggttagggttagggttagggttagagggttagggtcagggtcagggttagggttagggttagagggttagggttagagggttaggtttagggttagggttagggtcagggttagggttagggttagagggttagggttagagggttagggttagggttagggttagagggttaggtttaggtttagggttagggttagggtcagggttagggttagagggttagggttatggttagagggttagggtcagggttagggttagggttagagggttatggttagggttagggttagaggttagggttagagggttagggttagagggttagagggttagggttagggttagagggttagggttagagggttagggttagggttagagggttatggttagggttagggttagaggttatggttagggttagggttagagggttagggttagggttaggggttaggttagggttagggttgggttagggttagggttagggtttagggttagggttagagggttaggttagggttagggttagggttagggttagaggttatggttagggttaggttagagggttaggtttagggtcagggttaggggttaggtttaggtttagggttagggttaggttagggttagagggttagggttagagggttagggttagagggttaggtttaggtttagggttaggggttaggttagggttagggttagagggttcgggttagggttagggtagggttagagggttagggttagggttagggttagggttagagggttagggttcgagggttagggttaggttagggttaggttagggttaggttagggttagagggttagggttcgagggttagggttagagggttaggttagggttaggggttaggttagagggttagggttcgagggttaggggttaggttagggttagggttagggttcgggttagggttagagggttagagggttagggttagagggttagggttaggggttagggttagagggttatggttagggttagggttaggctgaaTTGACACAGAACGGAAAGTTTGTCCCTTTGCGCTCGCCGTCCTGCGATATTTGTATGAGCGCTGTTGTCCACTAAACGTTAAAGCcgtgtccgaaaccacacactcgtcccCTAGTCAGTCGCTACTCACTAATTGGGGAGTTggattgagtgcactatgtagtgTGTATATTGAAATTTTACTTTCATAAACCCCGCCAGCGCTCCTTAAATGGCATCATAGAGTCCCATAATAAATACGAACCCGGTCACTGGCAAAGGCGGTAAAATAGCATTATGTTAATATAGAATAAGAATAAAGTAATAATAATCACTGGGTACTTGCCCTGGAAACAGGTCCCATTAAATTTGCAGGACGAGCTGCAGGCACCTGGCCAGAGCAGCGTCTTCTGCCACAGCGGTGGGCAGCACAGGTGGATGCCGTGTTAGGATCAAGGCCCCTGGTGCAGATGCCCAGAAACAGAcaattgttttatttgattagGTTTCAAGCTATGTGTGACCTCCAGTGCCTGTTCATGGACATATTCATGGGACAGCCAGGCTCTGTCCAGTATGTTCAGGGACAGGACCCACCTGAGGGTTACTGTATCCTAGAGGACAGTGGCTATCCCTTAATGTCCACGTCTGTAGCATTGATAACACCATATAGGGAGCCAGAAAGAAATATGATGGTGGCCAGGTTCAACATACAAACGCTTAAGTTATCGTAGAAAGGTAGCAGGCAATTTTTAACAAACCCTTGGAGGTGAAACCTCTTTGGGTCATTGGACGCTGCACCATTGTGCACAATGTCTGCATGAGGAACAGTGACAGTGTGATTGAACCAGGCTGTctttaatgtttgtgtgtgtgtgttgtaaatgGAAGATTTTGTCTAAAAAGCACTCTGGATAggtttttaaatcaaaagtCACATAACACTGATCAGGAAGTAAGTTTATCTGGCATAtaatgaaaacagcaaaactcCAGTCCAGGTTTACATCACAAAAGTGCCTTCATCAGAAAATTCTGAGGAAACTGTTGGGGGAAACGGTGGAACATGTCCTCTTTCAGGGTCCAAGGTACCAGGACCAGAGACTCACAAAGGAAACGCTTAAAGAAATAAAGTACCGTTTTACTTCTGCAGAGTAACTGAGGAGGAAGTCAGACTTTATTTTTAGACGTAACAGGGTTTATCTAGAAGTGGACATTTCCGCAGCAGTCGAATGCTCCGGCAGTTTATCGTCATTTATAATCACGATTGGAAAGAGACCGCGCTGCCATCTCAATGTGGGAGTTCACTCACGTGACCTGTTTATTCTGCGCATGCTCACAACACCTTACGGGGGTTTCCGCTTCCGGAAGGAGGCGGTGACGCTTGACGTTTGGACACTCCCACAAAATGGCGGACAAACTACCGAGCGCACTGTTTAGGGTGTAGGATGGTTTGGGACACGGCACAAATGTAATTTGTCACAAAATTTTAACGTGCTAAAGAAACCAACATTGACCGGTAGCAACGTTTATTTGTGGGGTTGTGGAATTTTAAACAGGCTAAGCAAGGATTGGAATTGTTCAGTCATTCCTCTAGAATGATGAATTACTCGGACTACGACTCAGACGGATATTCGTCTAATGAAGATGCAGATTATGTCCCATCGGGTGAGTACTGCCTTTAAGGTAAAACGCTGCGCAATAAGGTGCCTGCTGCTGGATCCATAGCATATATATTCAAACCAAAAGTGGGGGAAACAGTACTAGTCCTAATGGGACTGGTGTGGTTGTAAAAGAGACTAAAATTTCAGCTTTGGCACAGCTGAACAAAAGTCTCGTCTCCTTAACCTCTTtgtccctttcggggtcacggggaggggaCACAATAGGCGAAGGCAGGTTCCCCCTGGATGGGTCGCCAGAGGGTCCTCTGTGAACATTTttgggtttggtgccttgctcaggggtacctgggcagtgccCTGACGGTGATCttgcaccttcccctactaccagaacacccaGGGGTTCGAACCGTGAACCCTCCGCTACAAAGTACAATTGCAATGATACGATGCATATTTTGATTGCAAccactgcagccccccccccccccccccacacacacacacacagttgcagagttttcctcacatttattccatgggttaggttagggtagggttaggttgggttagggttaggttaaggttagaagggttagggttagaagggttagggtagggttaggttgggttagggttagagttagtagggttaggttagggttagaagacCCGTGTCTGGTGGTCGTGATGCTCTATCCTGTGTTGTCCTCTTCAGGTGACGATCTCAGTGAGGAGGACATCAACCAGTGTGAGAAGGAGGATCCTCTGCATGAGGAGGACGATGTGCCACATCCTGATCCTGGCAAGAAGGAGgcgaaaaagaagaaaaacctgGTATCTAGTGTGAGGTGAGCCTGGCTGAAGGGTGCTGTGATCATTTCAACAGGTTCTGACCACCCACGAGGGCTGCAGTCAGCCtttcatttaaagttaaaatggCATcagtaggttagggttagtagggttagggttcgtagGTTAGGGTtcgtaggttagggttagtaggtgAGGGTTAGTAGGTGAGGGTTAGTAGGTGAGGGTTCgtaggttagggtgagggttagtagGTGAGGGTTCGTAGGTGAGGGTTAGTAGGTGAGGGTTCgtaggtgagggttagggttagtaggttagggttagtaggtgAGGGTTagtaggtgagggttagggttagtaggtgAGGGTTagtaggtgagggttagggttcgtagGTGAGGGTTAGTAGGTGAGGGTTCGTAGGTGAGGGTTCGTAGGTGAGGGTTagtaggtgagggttagggttagtaggtgAGGGTTAGTAGGTGATGGATTTCATCAGACCTGGAGACCTGTCCTGCACACGGATGTAAGCTGCACAGTCCAGAACAGAGTTCTGAGGTGGATCCAGTGGAACTGGCTGTTTCCTCTTCTTCAATCTgatctctttattttatttttttatttaaagctttGACTCTTCAGGTGTTCTGCTGAAAGCTGAGCTGCATTTGTGATTCACTGATGTgtagaaagaagaagaagaaagcagcagTGCAGGTTGAGGAAGAGAAGAGCGAAGATCAAGCAGGTGAATCAAAGCCGGCACATAAAGACGATGAAGCATCACAGAAGAAAAAAGCCGATGACCTTTGggctctcttcctgtctgatgtTGGATCCAGACCCAAAGCCTGCTCAGCGGGTTCTCCgtcctgcagcacagctcaggTAAAGGGTGTCCATGAAAGCTCCTTATTCCTGAAATTAGTGGCGTAAAAGGTTATTTGAGTTATCTCAGTGTGACATCACACgtacacacttcctgtttccagccACACTGAGTGAGTAGCAGAGATGTTAGAAGGAGCAGATATCTCACTCATACGCTgcacttgacctttgacctgtgctaGAAAGAGACAGGAcatgactgaatgaatgaatgaatgaaatataGCACAGCGTCAACAAGGCTGCTTGGCTTCATATCAGTGACTGTAAAGCTAACCCTTGATGGGAGGTGTCCATCTAGTTATGATGGCGTGCATCTATAGGGATGGCCTGATGATGGCGTGCATCTATAGGGATGGCCTGATGATGGCGTGCATCTATAGGGATGGCCTGATGATGGCGTGCATCTATAGGGATGGCCTGATGATGGCGTGCATCTATAGGGATGCCTGATGATGGCGTGCATCTATAGGGATGGCCTGATGATGGCGTGCATCTATAGGGATGGCCTGATGATGGCGTGCATCTATAGGGATGGCCTGATGATGGCGTGCATCTATAGGGATGGCCTGATGATGCCTGATGATGGCGTGCATCTATAGGGATGGCCTGATGAAGGTGTGCATCTATAGGGATGGCCTGATGATGGCGTGCATCTATAGGGATGGCCTGATGATGCCTGATGATGGCGTGCATCTATAGGGATGGCCTGATGAAGGTGTGCATCTATAGGGATGGCCTGATGATGGCGTGCATCTATAGGGATGGCCTGATGAAGGCGTGCATCTATAGGGATGGCCTGATGATGGCGTGCATCTATAGGGATGGCCTGATGAAGGCGTGCATCTATAGGGATGGCCTGATGATGGCGTGCATCTATAGGGATGGCCTGATGATGGCGTGCATCTATAGGGATGGCCTGATGAAGGCGTGCATCTATAGGGATGGCCTGATGATGGCGTGCATCTATAGGGATGGCCTGATGAAGGCGTGCATCTATAGGGATGGCCTGATGATGGCGTGCATCTATAGGGATGGCCTGATGATGGCGTGCATCTATAGGGATGGCCTGATGATGGCGTGCATCTATAGGGATGGCCTGATGATGGCGTGCATCTATAGGGATGGCCTGATGATGGCGTGCATCTATAGGGATGGCCTGATGATGGCGTGCATCTATAGGGATGCCTGATGATGGCGTGCATCTATAGGGATGCCTGATGGACCTTCATAGAGGGCGGCGTGCTCCACCTTTCCACACTCACTTCtcagccactttattaggtcaCCTTGTTCGCCAGAGCTTGGAGCCCTGTTGCCCTCAGAACCGCCTTAATTCTTGGTGCTCTCGGGGGTTGGAAACACCCCTCAGAGGTTTTGCTCCATATTGAGATGAGAGCAtctcccagctgctgcaggtctgtctGCTGCACATCTACGAGGAGGAGCTCTTCCACCACGCCACAAAGCTGCTCTACTGGACCGAGATCTGATGGCTCTGGTGGAGCTCATCGTCATGGTCCAGAAACCAGTTAGATGCTCTGAGCATCCTGCTGGAGGTAGCCTCAGAAGATGGTCCACCACGGTGGTGAAGGGAtggagctccagctgctgccctgtgattggctgatttaTGTTCATTAATAGCTGGGCGATAGATTGATGGACACTGAGATGCAGATTCAGTATTTCCATATTGAGACCCTGGAAGCTCCAGCAGCACTTGACTGGTTGATCATCTGATCCTCAGGAGGTTCCTTCAGGTGAAAAAGCATCTCCACTGGGAAAGGAAGCTAAAGCCACAGAGCCGGCTAAAGTCACCATAACGAAGGTTTTTGACTTTGCTGGAGAGGAAATAAGGTACGTTGAAGCCTTTCTCTTGAGTTATGACGCCTCACCGAGGTGAATGAGCGGCAGCGGCCCAAATATTCTCACATATTCTCTGAACAATAAAGCCGCTTTGTTAGAATAATCAGGAatctgggaaaacacacacacgaactctgctgctctttcagggTGAAGAAGGAGGTGTCGGCAGACTCCAGGGAGGCCCAAATGTTTCTGAAGAACCAGGGCGCGGGACAGGAAGAGAACCCGACGTTATCACCCCAGCAACCATCACTTCCTGGGCCAAGGTGCAGGCGCCGACCTCTTAAAGCCGTCTGCTGTCTTGACTGAcatttggggtgggggtggggtcgACCTGGAGTCCAGTGCCgagtcaggaaggcacctgcaccagtcaggaaggcacctgtagcagtcaggaaggcacctgcaccagtcaggaaagcacctgcaccagtcaggaaagcacctgtaccagtcaggaaggcacctgtaccagtcaggaaagcacctgcaccagtcaggaaggcacctgcaccagtcaggaaggcacctgtaccagtcaggaaggcacctgtaccagtcaggaaggcacctgtaccagtcaggaaagcacctgtaccagtcaggaaggcacctgtaccagtcaggaaagcacctgcaccagtcaggaaggcacctgtaccagtcaggaaggcacctgcaccagtcaggaaggcacctgtaccagtcaggaaggcacctgcaccagtcaggaaggcacctgcaccagtcaggaaggcacctgcaccagtcaggaaggcacctgtaccagtcaggaaagcacctgcaccagtcaggaaagcacctgtaccagtcaggaaggcacctgcaccagtcaggaaagcacctgtaccagtcaggaagcacctgtaccagtcaggaaagcacctgtaccagtcaggaaggcacctgtaccagtcaggaaggcacctgtaccagtcaggaaggcacctgcaccagtcaggaaagcacctgtaccagtcaggaaagcacctgtaccagtcaggaaggcacctgtaccagtcaggaaggcacctgcaccagtcaggaaagcacctgcaccagtcaggaaggcacctgtaccggtcaggaaggcacctgtaccagtcaggaaagcacctgtaccagtcaggaaagcacctgcaccagtcaggaaggcacctgtaccagtcaggaagcacctgtaccagtcaggaaggcacctgcaccagtcaggaagcacctgtaccagtcaggaaagcacctgtaccagtcaggaaggcacctgcaccagtcaggaaggcacctgcaccagtcaggaaagcacctgtaccagtcaggaaggcacctgtaccagtcaggaaggcacctgcaccagtcaggaaagcacctgcaccagtcaggaaggcacctgtaccagtcaggaaggcacctgtaccagtcaggaaggcacctgtaccagtcaggaaagcacctgtaccagtcaggaaggcacctgtacaaatcaggaaggcacctgtaccagtcaggaaagcacctgtaccagtcaggaaagcacctgtaccagtcaggaaggcacctgtaccagtcaggaaagcacctgtaccagtcaggaaggcacctgtaccagtcaggaaagcac
This window harbors:
- the cfdp1 gene encoding craniofacial development protein 1 isoform X1, whose amino-acid sequence is MMNYSDYDSDGYSSNEDADYVPSGDDLSEEDINQCEKEDPLHEEDDVPHPDPGKKEAKKKKNLVSSVRKKKKKAAVQVEEEKSEDQAGESKPAHKDDEASQKKKADDLWALFLSDVGSRPKACSAGSPSCSTAQEVPSGEKASPLGKEAKATEPAKVTITKVFDFAGEEIRVKKEVSADSREAQMFLKNQGAGQEENPTLSPQQPSLPGPSAKRPAGMSGILSHIGGKKSKMSTLEKSKMDWDAFKSEEGITEELAIHNRGREGYVERKNFLERVDHRQFELEKAVRLSNMKR
- the cfdp1 gene encoding craniofacial development protein 1 isoform X2, which translates into the protein MMNYSDYDSDGYSSNEDADYVPSGDDLSEEDINQCEKEDPLHEEDDVPHPDPGKKEAKKKKNLVSSVRKKKKKAAVQVEEEKSEDQAGESKPAHKDDEASQKKKADDLWALFLSDVGSRPKACSAGSPSCSTAQVPSGEKASPLGKEAKATEPAKVTITKVFDFAGEEIRVKKEVSADSREAQMFLKNQGAGQEENPTLSPQQPSLPGPSAKRPAGMSGILSHIGGKKSKMSTLEKSKMDWDAFKSEEGITEELAIHNRGREGYVERKNFLERVDHRQFELEKAVRLSNMKR